CTGGGCAAGCGGCAGAACGAGCAAGGGGGCCGTGGAGGCCCAGACCTGGTTAGGCTTATCCAGCAGATCCAGCAACACCTTGTAATCAGACATCTCCCTGGTGGCAATTATAAAGCGCCAGGGTTGTGCATTTCTGCCGGAAGGAGCCCATTTCGCGGCTTCAAAAAGCAGCTGTATCTTGTCATAGTCCACTGCCTGGTCGTCAAAAGCCACCGGGCTCCACCGGTCACTTATTAAATGATGTACTTTATCCATGGTGCATTTATAAGTAAATGATGAGAATACTCTATTATAACAGTCACACCTTGAAATATGTTTTATTACCTTTATCCCTTCAATATTACTAATAATCTCTGAACCGAATCAATTATGAATACAAAAGATTACATCCAGCGTGAAGATACCTATGGTGCACACAATTATCACCCGCTTCCCGTGGTGCTCGACCGTGGAGAAGGAGTCCATGTCTGGGACGTAGAAGGCAAGAGGTATTATGATTTCCTCTCTGCCTATTCAGCGGTAAACCAGGGACACTGTCACCCGAAAATTATTGCTGCCATGACCGAGCAGGCCAAAAAACTGACCCTTACTTCCAGGGCATTCTACAACAGCCTGCTGGGTGAGTTTGAACAGTATATCACCGAGTATTTCGGATATGATAAGGTCCTCCCCATGAACTCCGGGGCCGAGGGCGATGAAACCGCTTTAAAGCTTTGCCGCAAATGGGCTTACGAAAAGAAAGGCATTCCCGAGAACGAGGCCAAAATCGTTGTTTGTGAAGGGAATTTTCATGGCCGGACCATTACCATCATCTCCATGTCGACCGATCCCGATTCCTATAAAGGATTTGGTCCGTATACTCCGGGCTTTATTACGATCCCCTATAACGACACCGATGCCCTAGCAGAGGCTCTGGAAGATCCGAATGTGGCCGGGTTCCTGGTGGAGCCCATCCAGGGGGAGGCCGGGGTCTATGTGCCCGACGAAGGCTTCCTCAGTAAAGCTTACGAGCTCTGCAAAGAGAAGAACGTCCTCTTTATTGCAGATGAGGTTCAGACCGGACTGGCCCGGACCGGCAAGTTACTGGCCTGCGACCACGAGGAGGTCCGGCCCGATATCCTGATCCTGGGCAAGGCCCTTTCCGGCGGCGTCTATCCGGTATCCGTGGTGCTGGCAGATGATGAGATCATGCTCTGCATCAAGCCCGGCGAGCACGGGTCCACCTATGGGGGGAACCCGCTGGCGGCCAAAGTGGCCATGGCTGCCCTGGCGGTCCTGAAGGAGGAGAATCTGGCCGAACGGGCCGAGGAGCTGGGAAAGAAATTCAGGGCCGAACTGAAAAAAATTGATTCTCCCATGATCGAGCTGGTCAGGGGCAAGGGATTACTCAATGCCATCGTGATCAAACCCACCAACGGCAAGACCGCCTGGGATGTCTGCGTGGCGCTGAAAGAGAACGGACTGCTGGCCAAGCCCACCCACGAACACATCATCCGCTTTGCTCCTCCCCTGGTAATCACCGAAGAGCAGCTGATGGAGTGTGTGGAAATCATCAGGGAAACCATTACATCCTTCGAGGCCTAGGCGCTTAAGTTCACCATTCAAACTTTAGCTCCGTCTATCTCTTGATATACTTCAGGGTTTCATCCGTATCCGGACCTTCCAGCCGGATGAAATAGAGGCCATCGCCGGCGCCTGAAAGATGGATCGTTCTGGCACCGCCGGAGGATATAAATGCTTCCTTCAGAATCAATCTGCCATCGGCAGCAAAGACCCTCAGCTCATATTCCCCGGCTGCCGGAAGGTCCATCATGATTAAACCGGGACCGGGATTCGGATAGATGGTAAGCTCCTCGTTTTCAAGCAAAGACATGCCCACCGGATAACCAATGTATATGCCTTCTTCGCCGATGGTATAATTCAGTCCGGAAACAATCTGGTTTCCGGCTATGGTAACATCATGGATTTGCAGCATCTCCAGTCCGGTTACCTCCACATGGAGGAGATATTCCCCGTCGGGTACATCGCTAAAGCTGAACATCCCGAATTCATCGGTCTCCACATAAGCCACCACCTCACCGGCCAGGGTCGATTTCTTGTTCTTCTTCAGCAATATGACGGATGATTTCGGAGATGGACGCGCCCGGGTCCCTTTCAGGGCATCATCCAGGGTTTCTTCCAGGGAAATGGTCCCGGACATGCTGCCCAGGCCCGAACCTGAGGGATCCACATCCACCAGTTGTATATGCATGGTATTTGAAGTGTATTTGGGAACAAGATCCTGAAACAGGGCACTTTTCCAGCCGGTCTCATTCCCATAGTAGGTTGGCAGGGCTCCCGGATACTGTTCCCTGTCCGGCACGGCCAGTAAGGCATAATTCCCGGGATACAGGCCTTCAAACAGATAGCTTCCATCGTCCTTCAGCCATACCGAATCGACCCGTGGATAGATTCCCCACCAGGTGGATTTCATGGCCTTCACATAACCCGGGTAAACCGGGTTCGCACCGGCATCGGTCACCACTCCTCCCAACGTCACATCTGAAGCGAGCTCCAGCAGCCAGCTTGTATAAGCCGATGCCCCGGTGCTTAAACGTGATTCGCCAATAACCAGTTCATTGCTTGCCTGTAATTTCACAGAGCTGAATACCTCTCCATCGGGCAGGACCTCCAGATCCACTCCATAAAGATCGCTGTATGGCTCAGTCAACAGGCTGGTATTGCTGTACCAGAGAGGTTTTCCATGGTAATCAAGTCCCACATGAAACAGAAAGCCACCGGCCACCACGGCTGGAGAAACAATCCCGTCCAGATCCTGGGAGGCGTAGTTATATCCCATGAGCGATACATTTCCGGACCGGTCCACATCAAAGCCGTATATCTTGGCATCATCGGACGATAGCGCATAACCCCAAAGGTCTGAGCCATCCCATATATCCAGTGCAGCCACATAAATACCGGTTGGGTAGCTCAGGTTCATCGGCACAGCATTCACTGCAAAAACCTGGTTTTTAAAAGGGGCTGTCAGGTAAAGTATCCGGTTTTTCCAGCTTAAAGCATCGTAATAAATATTGTTATCCAGTACCTCGCTCGCTGTTGATTTTTTCTTTCCTTCCTGCGAAGGCCCCTGGCTGTCAAAGGGCCTTTTCCAGACAGGGTTTCCTGAGGCATCGATCCGGAACACAAACTGGTTATTGGAGGATGCATCTGCAAAACTGAATTCTGTCTCCCCCAGTTTGTAATAGCCCGTACTGGTGTTACCGGCCAGAACAAAATCACCTCCCGGCAGGGGAAAAGCCTTGAAAATCCGGGTGGAATAAGCGAAGCCGTTTATCACACCGTCCAGCACCCACCGGGACTGACCGCTCCAGTCAAGCGATACCGCGAATGTTGCCTTTGTATCGCTATAGGACGGAAGGGATCTGCCATGAATCAGGGGACTGCTTTCGCTTCCATAGCTTCCCGTAATCAATACCCCGCCGTCATGACCCGGAAAAACCTGGATCCGGTCATAAGAGGGAGAGGTCCCCGACTGATCCAGATCGAAGCCCGCCTGGTAAACCCATTCAAGATCCAGGCTGTGGTCATACTTGATCAGATAGAAGTAGCTGTTAGGCGTTTCCAGATTTTTGGCCATAGTCCCGAAACCCCTGTGTTCCACGGGCATACTGGCCTTCCCATATACATATATGGAACCGTCTTCGGGATCCATAACCGCCTCGGAGTTCATAAATTGATTGTCCGTCAGGGCCCAGATATTGATGATCCTCACCAGCTGGCAATCCGGATCGTAGCTGGCCAGAAACTCCACTTCGCTGGCACTGGGAATGGGAATGATGGTTCCGCTGGCATCCACCTCCAGATCCGCACTTGCCATCAGGGTGAACCCGCCCTGGTATGACCCGGCATAGACCGGAGTATTGGTTCCCTTCACGTAATTGGATTTCAGGGGTGTTCCCTCCTTGTCGTACTTGATAAAGTAGATGGTTTGGGCATCGGGATTAACCGCCTCACCCAACAGGGGATGGTCCGAGCTTGTATACGAAGCCCCCGACACCCTGTAAAAACTTCCGGCATCAGCCTCAAGCAGGTAGGCATCCTGGGGATAGACGCCCAGGCGCACCACATCATGGGTTCCGAGAACAAGCTGTTGAGCGGCCACAGAGCCGGCCAGCAATAAAATCAGGGCTGTAAATAGATCTTTTTTCATGGTAGACAGAGTTTAATTCTTCAAATAACGGATGCCTATGACCAGAATATCATCCACCTGAGGCTCCTCACCCATCCAGTTCCTCAGCTCATTTTCCAGCGTACCGGCCTGTTTCCTGACCACCTCGCTGCTGATCCTGATCAGCAGATTTTTAAAAGGTCTGGCTTTATACTTACCCACTTTCTCTCCTCCGAACTGGTCGGGAAATCCATCGGAATAGAGATAGATCATATCTCTGTCCTCCAGCTGCACCCGGTGGTTGGTAAATGATCTTTCTTCCACAATATGTTTTCCAACGGGCATATTATCCCCCTTATATTCAATTAGTTCTCCTTTGCGGATCAGGATCATGGGATTATAGGCCCCGGCAAATTCAAGCATATCCAGCTGCGGGTCGATCACCACCAGGGCCAGGTCCATTCCGTCCTTGGCCTGTTCCGCTTCATCCTTGTGGGACATAGCCCGGATTATATTGCTTCGCAGGCGGTTCAGGATTTCCGAAGCCTTCAGGACCCCCTCATGATTCACAATCTCATTGAGAAAGGTCAGTCCCAGCAGGCTCATAAAAGCACCGGGAACCCCGTGACCCGTGCAGTCGGCCGCACACACCACAATCAGCTCCTCTTTCTTTTCCACCCAGTAAAAATCCCCACTTACGATATCCCTGGGCTTAAAGAAGATAAAATGCTCCGGCAGGACTTTCTCCAGGGTTCTTTTTCCGGGAAGCACGGCGTGCTGTATTCTCCTGGCATACTGGATGCTGGAAGTAATCTCCGTGTTCTTCTCCTCAATTTCAATCTTTTGAGCCTCTATTTCCCTGGTCCGTCCCTTAACTTTTGCTTCCAGTATCCGTTTCTCTCTGATCAACTGCCGCTCCCTGTATTTGAAGGTGCCGTATATCAGGGCCAGACCGGTGAGCACCTCCAGAAAGATGAACCAGAAGGTTTTCCAGAGGGGAGGCTTAATGGTGAATGCAAAACTGGCCTCCTGTTCGACCTCCACTCCATCCAGGTTAAATGCCTTTACCCTGAACATATAATGCCCGTTGGGAAGCCTCATATAGGGAGCGGTCCGTTCGTTCCCCGGAAGCGACCAATCCTCGTCAAATCCTTCCAGGAACCACGAGAAACTGTTCCTGGAAGGATTGAGCGTATGAATCCCGGTAAAATTGAACTCCAGGGAATTTTTGCTGTAGGGAAAGGTCATCTCTCCGGGAAAGACCCCGCTGATGTCCGAAGCTCCTTCGGGTGATCCCCTGCAAATAATTCCATCCACCACCGGGGGATAGAGAACCAGCTCCGGTGGATTTGGGTCCCTGATATCATAGCGGGGATCGTAGTGAACCAGTCCCTCCACCGTACCAATCCACAACTCACCCCCCTCCCCTTTGGATATGGCTCTTTCATAGGTTTCCAGGGGGTAGAAACCCTCATCATCCCCATAGAGGGAGAATTCACCGGTCTCCATATGGAGTACATTGATGCCCAGGTTGGTCCCGATCCAGAGTGAAACACTATCCCTGAACTCCACAAAATAAGTAGAGTTAGAGACCATCCCATCGGTCGTATTGAAATTTTCCACAGCCTCCGGCAAACTCAGGTCAATCCTGGTGATCCCCCGGCTCTTCGTAGCCACCCAGAGATTATTCTTTGTATCACAGGCCACATCCAGGCACACCGCGGAAGCCAGACCATCCTCTTCGGTATAGTTCCTGATATGCTGCCCGGACCGGTCAAAGAGTGAGAGACCGCCTTCCGTGGCGCAGCAGATCAACTGATCCATCTGCAACATGCTGTTTACCTTCAGATTAACCAGACCATCCTCCAATCCCAGGTGGCGGAATTCGCCCTGATGGAGTATATGGACTCCTGAATCTGTGCCACACCAAAGCTGCTGATCGTTTGTATAGAGCAAACTGTTGATGGTGGCCTTAAGGCCGGCCTCCCGGATGGAACTACCATTGTACATGAACAATTCGAAACCTGTTCCGATATACACATTCCGCTGCCCGTCCTCCGCAAAACAGAGCGGATGGTAATCCTCGGGGTAACCCTCTTCGGCTCCGAAGGTTTTCAACTCATCACCCCGGATGCTCACTAAATTGCCATGCGCCCCCAGCCAGATTCTTCCCTGAGAATCATAATAAACGGCCTGAATGGAGTTGGCCGGCAATCCAAAGTCCAGGTCATATACCTCAAAAATGGCCCTGCCATACTTGGAAACACCTCCCATGGTCCCGATCCAGATACTCCCGAACCTGTCCTCGAAAATAGTATTCACATTGTTGTGCACCAGGTTATTTGCGATGTTAAAATGTTTCAGGTACTGGTCATCCAGCATCCATACTCCGTCATCAAATCCTGCAATCCAGATTCGTCCACGGCTGTCTTCCACCAGCTCTCTGGCAATCGGATCATAACTGCCCCGGGGCCGGATATGGTTAAACCTTTCGTTTTCATAAATAAACAGTCCCTCCGCGTAGGTTCCGCACCAGATCCTTCCCTGGCTGTCGCGGAGCATGCTCAGTACGATCTCATCGGCCAGTCCGTCTTCCGTTCCCAGCCTTCTCTCCTTCCCCTCTTCCATCACCAGGATGCCTGATCCCTGAGTGGCATA
This window of the Bacteroidales bacterium genome carries:
- the rocD gene encoding ornithine--oxo-acid transaminase — protein: MNTKDYIQREDTYGAHNYHPLPVVLDRGEGVHVWDVEGKRYYDFLSAYSAVNQGHCHPKIIAAMTEQAKKLTLTSRAFYNSLLGEFEQYITEYFGYDKVLPMNSGAEGDETALKLCRKWAYEKKGIPENEAKIVVCEGNFHGRTITIISMSTDPDSYKGFGPYTPGFITIPYNDTDALAEALEDPNVAGFLVEPIQGEAGVYVPDEGFLSKAYELCKEKNVLFIADEVQTGLARTGKLLACDHEEVRPDILILGKALSGGVYPVSVVLADDEIMLCIKPGEHGSTYGGNPLAAKVAMAALAVLKEENLAERAEELGKKFRAELKKIDSPMIELVRGKGLLNAIVIKPTNGKTAWDVCVALKENGLLAKPTHEHIIRFAPPLVITEEQLMECVEIIRETITSFEA
- a CDS encoding T9SS type A sorting domain-containing protein, translated to MKKDLFTALILLLAGSVAAQQLVLGTHDVVRLGVYPQDAYLLEADAGSFYRVSGASYTSSDHPLLGEAVNPDAQTIYFIKYDKEGTPLKSNYVKGTNTPVYAGSYQGGFTLMASADLEVDASGTIIPIPSASEVEFLASYDPDCQLVRIINIWALTDNQFMNSEAVMDPEDGSIYVYGKASMPVEHRGFGTMAKNLETPNSYFYLIKYDHSLDLEWVYQAGFDLDQSGTSPSYDRIQVFPGHDGGVLITGSYGSESSPLIHGRSLPSYSDTKATFAVSLDWSGQSRWVLDGVINGFAYSTRIFKAFPLPGGDFVLAGNTSTGYYKLGETEFSFADASSNNQFVFRIDASGNPVWKRPFDSQGPSQEGKKKSTASEVLDNNIYYDALSWKNRILYLTAPFKNQVFAVNAVPMNLSYPTGIYVAALDIWDGSDLWGYALSSDDAKIYGFDVDRSGNVSLMGYNYASQDLDGIVSPAVVAGGFLFHVGLDYHGKPLWYSNTSLLTEPYSDLYGVDLEVLPDGEVFSSVKLQASNELVIGESRLSTGASAYTSWLLELASDVTLGGVVTDAGANPVYPGYVKAMKSTWWGIYPRVDSVWLKDDGSYLFEGLYPGNYALLAVPDREQYPGALPTYYGNETGWKSALFQDLVPKYTSNTMHIQLVDVDPSGSGLGSMSGTISLEETLDDALKGTRARPSPKSSVILLKKNKKSTLAGEVVAYVETDEFGMFSFSDVPDGEYLLHVEVTGLEMLQIHDVTIAGNQIVSGLNYTIGEEGIYIGYPVGMSLLENEELTIYPNPGPGLIMMDLPAAGEYELRVFAADGRLILKEAFISSGGARTIHLSGAGDGLYFIRLEGPDTDETLKYIKR
- a CDS encoding two-component regulator propeller domain-containing protein, with the protein product MQVRKRFAFTLYLGLSCMLLALLPYSGLQAQKYALENHTLKTGLPQNTVSDIDQDPKGYIWFSTQVGVARYDGYTFEHFNFSHGLPDDEVNCILVDQSGRIWFGTQGGIGIYDGESFKQITKDKGLIDDRVDGMIEDLAGNIWIWTAYGISVITPDTILSYSKKDALTDNNVQKAFVDSRGWVHLATYFSPGITIFKDPYTFVKLPQEQIVRDIIEADPGEIWYATQGSGILVMEEGKERRLGTEDGLADEIVLSMLRDSQGRIWCGTYAEGLFIYENERFNHIRPRGSYDPIARELVEDSRGRIWIAGFDDGVWMLDDQYLKHFNIANNLVHNNVNTIFEDRFGSIWIGTMGGVSKYGRAIFEVYDLDFGLPANSIQAVYYDSQGRIWLGAHGNLVSIRGDELKTFGAEEGYPEDYHPLCFAEDGQRNVYIGTGFELFMYNGSSIREAGLKATINSLLYTNDQQLWCGTDSGVHILHQGEFRHLGLEDGLVNLKVNSMLQMDQLICCATEGGLSLFDRSGQHIRNYTEEDGLASAVCLDVACDTKNNLWVATKSRGITRIDLSLPEAVENFNTTDGMVSNSTYFVEFRDSVSLWIGTNLGINVLHMETGEFSLYGDDEGFYPLETYERAISKGEGGELWIGTVEGLVHYDPRYDIRDPNPPELVLYPPVVDGIICRGSPEGASDISGVFPGEMTFPYSKNSLEFNFTGIHTLNPSRNSFSWFLEGFDEDWSLPGNERTAPYMRLPNGHYMFRVKAFNLDGVEVEQEASFAFTIKPPLWKTFWFIFLEVLTGLALIYGTFKYRERQLIREKRILEAKVKGRTREIEAQKIEIEEKNTEITSSIQYARRIQHAVLPGKRTLEKVLPEHFIFFKPRDIVSGDFYWVEKKEELIVVCAADCTGHGVPGAFMSLLGLTFLNEIVNHEGVLKASEILNRLRSNIIRAMSHKDEAEQAKDGMDLALVVIDPQLDMLEFAGAYNPMILIRKGELIEYKGDNMPVGKHIVEERSFTNHRVQLEDRDMIYLYSDGFPDQFGGEKVGKYKARPFKNLLIRISSEVVRKQAGTLENELRNWMGEEPQVDDILVIGIRYLKN